From Streptomyces sp. SCSIO 75703:
AGGACTACGTCCGCGCCGCCCGCCTCGCCCGCGAGGCCGGGTACGACGGCGTCGAGATCATGGGCTCCGAGGGCTACCTCGTCAACGAGTTCCTCGTCGCCCGGACCAACCACCGCACCGACCGCTGGGGCGGCTCGTACGAGAACCGCATGCGCTTCCCGCTGGAGATCGTCCGCCGGGTCCGCGAGGCGGTCGGCGAGGACTTCATCCTGATCTACCGGCTCTCGATGCTCGACCTGGTCCCGGACGGCTCCACCCTCGACGAGGTGATCACGCTCGCCCGCGCCGTCGAGGCCGCCGGAGCCACCCTCATCAACACCGGCATCGGCTGGCACGAGGCCCGCGTCCCCACCATCGCCACCACCGTGCCGCGCGGCGCCTACACCTGGGTCACCCGGCGGCTGATGGGCGAGGTCTCCGTCCCGCTCGTCACGACCAACCGCATCAACACCCCCGAACTCGCCGAGCGGCTGCTCGCCGACGGCACCGCCGACATGGTGTCGATGGCCCGCCCCTTCCTCGCCGACCCGGACTTCGTCGCCAAGGCCGCCGCCGGCCGGCCCGAGGCCATCAACACCTGCATCGGCTGCAACCAGGCGTGCCTGGACCACACCTTCAGCGGCCGCATCACCTCCTGCCTGGTCAACCCGCGCGCCTGCCACGAGACGGAACTGGTGCTCTCCCCGGTCCGCCGGAGCCGGCACGTCGCGGTGGCCGGCGCCGGGCCGGCCGGGCTGGCCTGCGCCGTCTCCGCCGCCGAACGCGGCCACCGGGTCACCCTCTACGACGCCGCGAGCGAGATCGGCGGCCAGCTCAACGTGGCCCGCGCGGTCCCGGGCAAGCAGGAGTTCGACGAGACCCTGCGCTACTTCCGCACCCGCCTCGCCGAACTCGGCGTCGACGTCCGCCTGGACACCACCGTCACCGCCGACGACCTGGACGGCTACGACGAGGTCGTCGTCGCCACCGGCGTCACCCCGCGCGTCCCCGACATCCCCGGTGTCGACCACCCGAGCGTCCTCGGCTACCTGGACGTCCTGCGCGACGGCGCCCCCGTCGGCGACCGGGTCGCCGTCCTCGGCGCCGGCGGCATCGGCTTCGACGTCGCCGCCTACCTCACCGACGACGGCGACCGGGCGCACGAGGACCCGGCCGCGTACTTCCGCCGCTGGGGCGTCGACACCGACTACCGCGCCCCCGGCGGACTGGCCGCGCCCCGGCGGTCCGCTCCGCCGCGCACCGTCCACCTGCTCCAGCGCAAGCCCACCAAGGTCGGCGCCGGACTCGGCACCACCACGGGCTGGATCCACCGCACCGAACTGCGCCACCGCGGCGTCACCATGATCCCGGGCGTCACCTACGACCGCATCGACGACGCCGGACTGCACCTGACCGTCGACGGCCGCGGCACCGTCCTGGAGGTGGACACCATCGTGCTCTGCACCGGTCAGGAGCCCCGGCGCACCCTCCACGAGGAACTCCTCGCCCGCGGGCGCACGGCGCACCTCATCGGCGGCGCCGACGTGGCCGCCGAACTCGACGCGAAGCGCGCCGTGCAGCAGGGCACCGAAGTGGCGGCGAGGCTGTAGCGGGCGGGTCCGCGAACGGGGGAGGGTGGTCGCCGCCCCGACGGGTCCGGCTCCGCCCCGGGGCCGTGCGCGGGCGCGGGGGCGCGCACGGGGCGGTCCCTAGGATGAGCCCCATGTCACTCCCGCACGCGATCCTCACCGCCCTGGTCGAAAAGCCGTCGTCGGGGCTGGAGCTGACCCGCCGCTTCGACCGGTCGATCGGGTACTTCTGGTCCGCGACCCACCAGCAGATCTACCGTGAGCTGGGCAGGCTGGAGTCCGAGGGCCTGATCCGCGCGCTGCCCGCCGAACAGCCCGCGCGCGGGCAGAAGAAGAGCTACGAGGTGCTGCCCGCGGGCCGGGCCGAACTGGCCCGCTGGACCGCCGAGCCCCAGGACCCGAGGCCCCTGCGGGACGCGATGCTGCTGCGGCTGCGGGCCGCCGCGGTCGTCGGCACCACCGGCGTCGAGGCCGATCTCAGGCGCCATCTGGAGCTGCACGCACGGCAGTTGGCCGAATACGAGGAGATCGAGCGGAGGGACTTCCCGCCCGGCAAGGACGGCCCCGGGGACCGGCTGCGCCATCTGGTGCTGCGGGCCGGCATCGACCTGGAGACCTTCTGGACCGGCTGGCTCCGGCACGCCCTCGCGGAGTTCGCCGAACTCCCGGCCGGCCCGCCCGCCCGTGAACCCGGCACCGGGGCGGCCGGGCCGGCCGAGGAGCGCCCCGCCGCCCCCGGCGCCCGGCCCGGCCCGGCCGCCGCACCGGACGCCTGACGATCCCCGGCCCGCCCCGCCCGCGTGTCGCGGCCCGCCCGGCACCCGCGCGCCCGCCCGGCGCGGCCCTCGGCGCCCCGGGTTCAGAAGCGGTACGGCTTGGCCCGCCGGCGCAGGAACCAGGCGGCGGCGATGACCCCGGCGCCGACCAGCGCGCCGCCCGCCGCCAGGGTCGCCGTGCCGTAGTCCTTGACGGCGCCGCCCATCCCGCCCAGCACACCGCGCGGCGACGCCGACGCCGACGGCGCGGGTACCGCGGGCGCGGAGGCCGGGGGCGAGGGTGCCGGGGGCGCGGAGACGATGACGGTCTGGGTGCCGGCGGTGCTGTTGTCGGAGCACAGGACGACCACGGTGTAGGTGCCCGGGGTGATGCCGGACCAGGCCGCCGACTGGTCCGAGGCGGTGCCCGACAGCGCCACCTGGCGGCCCTGGGCGAAGTCCGTCTGACCCTCGCCGAGCAGCGAGGCGGTGCCCCAACTGCCGCTGAGCTGGGCGCAGGCGGTGGTGGTGACCGAGACGGCGGAGCCGGTGGTGCTCACGGTGATCCCCGGGTCCGCCGCGGCCGGGGCGGCCGGGGCCAGGGTCAGCGCCACGGCTGCCGCGGCCGGGCACGAGCGGAGAAGGGACGAGGAGATGCGCATGGGGACTGCCCTCCGGCGGCACGGCGGCGGCACATCCCTGGCGCCGCCGAGGACGGGGAGCCCGTACCGCCTCAACGGAAGCCAACAGGGCGGCGGCCGGGCCCGCATGCCGAGCGCCACCGCCCAGGTGACGCGTCCCGGCCGCCCGTCGCGGGCCGGTCAGCCGGCCTTCTCGCCCGTCGTCACCGTGCGCTCCGCGGAGAACCCGCCCCAGGTGCCGTCGGGCAGCTTGGCCCGCAGCCGCACCCGGTGCGTGACACCGGCCTCGGTGCCCGCGTAGAAGCTGTACTCGGCCTTCTCGCGCGGCGCGTCGCCGCCGTAGACGAGGGAGGTGGCCGTGCGTCCGTCGAGCTGGATCTCGTACTCGGTGATCACGCCGTCGGTCCGCGGCGGGACCCAGGAGAGGTCGATCTGGTACGCCCCGTCCTCCCGGTGCGTCGTGGCGCGCAGCCCGGTGGGGGCGGTGGCCCGGCCGTCGTCGGAGCCGGGGGTGGTGAGGCGGACGGGCGGGCTGTCGGGGGAGACGTTGCCGGCGGCGTCCCGGGCCCGGACGGTGAACTCGTACGAAGTGCCCGGCCGCAGGCCCGTGACGACGGTCGCCGTCTGGCTCCCGCCCACGCTGTGGATCTTCGTACCGCCCTGGTGGACGTCGTAGGAGACCACTCCCTGGTCGTCGTCGGCGGCGGACCAGGAGAGCTGGACCGCGCGGCTGCCCGCCGCACGGCCCTCTGCCCGCTCCGGGCGGGCGGGCGCCGAGCGGTCCTCGGCGACGGCGGCGGGCGTGGTCGCCCGCACCTCCGCGCTGGGCGGGCCGAGCCGGCCGTCGGCGTCGCGCGCCCGTACCGAGAAGACGTAGCCGGTGGCGGGGGCGAGGCGGGTCACGTCGACCATCCGGTCGGAGGCCGGCACCTCCACGGCCTTGGTGGTGCCGCGGTAGACCTCGTAGACCTCGGCGCCCTCGATCGCGTTCCACATGACGTGCACGCTCGTCGCGCTGCCGGCCTCGGCGGTGACGCCGGTCGGGGCCGCGGGGAGCCGGCCGCCGTCCTCCCCGGACGTGCCCCAGCCGCAGGAGGTGACCAGGGCCAGGACACCGCCGATCAGGGCGGTCCGGAGCACGGCGCGGCGGCGCGGTGCCGGGTCGGCGGACGGGGCAGCGGGTTCGGGGACGCCTCGCACGGCTATGCCTCCCGGGACAGCCAGACGGGAATGGTCCGGACCAATATGACGGCGTGACGCGATCACATCAAGAGGGTCGCCGTTGGTGCCCACCCGGAAGGGTTACGTATGCTGAGCGAACCGGCGGTCGAACTCCCGTGACGTGCAGGGGAGTTCGGCCGTAGCGCGGACCGCTGTCGTCGCCGTGCCGCGCCGGCGCGGGCGGTCGGGCGGGCCGGGACCGAGGCCGGCTCCGGCCCGCCCGCCCCCGTCCCGCACCGCCCCGTTGCTCCCCGCGCGTGCACCGTCTGGCCCTGTGGGGGTGACGACGCGGAGTATTCCGGGGCACAGATGGGGCCGAGTGTTCGACCCTGTCCCCCCAGGAGAGGCCCCACGACGTGCGTGTTCTGCGTGTCCACTCGGTGACGCTGATCGCGGCCGGCGCCGCCCTGCTCGCCCCCACGTCCCTCCCCGGCGCCTCGGCGGCGCCCCGGTCCGGCGCACCACGGACCCCGCACCCGGTGGTGGCCGAGACCGGCCCCCGCGCCGACGGGGACCGGCTCCGCCCCGGCCGCGGCGGACGCCCTCGCCCCCCGGTCCCGCGCCCCGGTGCCGCGGGACCCGGCCCGTCGGCGCACCCGCCGCGACCGGAGCGACCGCGGGCGGACGAGGACCGGGCCGTCACCGCCGCCGACCTGCTGGCCCGGGTGGGCGCGTGCGAGCCCGTCTCGAACGGCCTCTACCGCAGCGACGCCGGACGGCCCGCCGACATCCCGGTCTGCGGCACCCCCGACGCCGTCTTCTGGAAGGCCGACCTGGACATCGACTGCGACGGCAGGCCCGGAGCCCGCTGCAACCTCGGCACCGATCCCCACTTCAGCCCCGCCACCGCCTACTCCGCCTCCGGCGGCGGACCGCTGGACGCCGAGAGGCTGCCCTACATCGTGGTCCCCGAGCCGAGCGGCATCTGGGACCACCGCGAGCACGGCGTCCACGGCGGGTCCGTCGCCGCCGTCGTCCACGGCGACCGGGTGCGGTACGCCGTCGTCGGCGACGTCGGCCCCCGCGACGTCATCGGCGAGGCGTCCTACGCCACCGCCGAGGGCCTCGGCATCCCGGCCGACCCGCGCTCGGGCGGGGCGGCCTCGGACGTCACGTACATCGTCTTCAAGGACAGCGAGGTACGGCCCATCGAGGACCGGGCCGCGGCCGAACGGACGGGGGAGGAACTGGCCCGCAGGTTCGTGTCCGGCGGCTGACGGCCCCCGCGGGCGCGCCCTACACCTTCCGGTAGGCGTACGCCTCCGCCGCCGCGGCCTCCACGGCGTCGA
This genomic window contains:
- a CDS encoding NADPH-dependent 2,4-dienoyl-CoA reductase translates to MSRYPHLLSPLDLGFTTLPNRVLMGSMHVGLEEAEGGFARMAAFYAARARGGAGLIVTGGIAPNDEGRPYEGGAKLTTPEEAQRHRVVTDAVHREGGRIALQILHFGRYAYHAGLVAPSPLQAPISPHVPRELTDAEVERTVEDYVRAARLAREAGYDGVEIMGSEGYLVNEFLVARTNHRTDRWGGSYENRMRFPLEIVRRVREAVGEDFILIYRLSMLDLVPDGSTLDEVITLARAVEAAGATLINTGIGWHEARVPTIATTVPRGAYTWVTRRLMGEVSVPLVTTNRINTPELAERLLADGTADMVSMARPFLADPDFVAKAAAGRPEAINTCIGCNQACLDHTFSGRITSCLVNPRACHETELVLSPVRRSRHVAVAGAGPAGLACAVSAAERGHRVTLYDAASEIGGQLNVARAVPGKQEFDETLRYFRTRLAELGVDVRLDTTVTADDLDGYDEVVVATGVTPRVPDIPGVDHPSVLGYLDVLRDGAPVGDRVAVLGAGGIGFDVAAYLTDDGDRAHEDPAAYFRRWGVDTDYRAPGGLAAPRRSAPPRTVHLLQRKPTKVGAGLGTTTGWIHRTELRHRGVTMIPGVTYDRIDDAGLHLTVDGRGTVLEVDTIVLCTGQEPRRTLHEELLARGRTAHLIGGADVAAELDAKRAVQQGTEVAARL
- a CDS encoding PadR family transcriptional regulator; translated protein: MSLPHAILTALVEKPSSGLELTRRFDRSIGYFWSATHQQIYRELGRLESEGLIRALPAEQPARGQKKSYEVLPAGRAELARWTAEPQDPRPLRDAMLLRLRAAAVVGTTGVEADLRRHLELHARQLAEYEEIERRDFPPGKDGPGDRLRHLVLRAGIDLETFWTGWLRHALAEFAELPAGPPAREPGTGAAGPAEERPAAPGARPGPAAAPDA
- a CDS encoding fibronectin type III domain-containing protein — protein: MLRTALIGGVLALVTSCGWGTSGEDGGRLPAAPTGVTAEAGSATSVHVMWNAIEGAEVYEVYRGTTKAVEVPASDRMVDVTRLAPATGYVFSVRARDADGRLGPPSAEVRATTPAAVAEDRSAPARPERAEGRAAGSRAVQLSWSAADDDQGVVSYDVHQGGTKIHSVGGSQTATVVTGLRPGTSYEFTVRARDAAGNVSPDSPPVRLTTPGSDDGRATAPTGLRATTHREDGAYQIDLSWVPPRTDGVITEYEIQLDGRTATSLVYGGDAPREKAEYSFYAGTEAGVTHRVRLRAKLPDGTWGGFSAERTVTTGEKAG
- a CDS encoding glycoside hydrolase family 75 protein, which codes for MRVHSVTLIAAGAALLAPTSLPGASAAPRSGAPRTPHPVVAETGPRADGDRLRPGRGGRPRPPVPRPGAAGPGPSAHPPRPERPRADEDRAVTAADLLARVGACEPVSNGLYRSDAGRPADIPVCGTPDAVFWKADLDIDCDGRPGARCNLGTDPHFSPATAYSASGGGPLDAERLPYIVVPEPSGIWDHREHGVHGGSVAAVVHGDRVRYAVVGDVGPRDVIGEASYATAEGLGIPADPRSGGAASDVTYIVFKDSEVRPIEDRAAAERTGEELARRFVSGG